One segment of Acidianus sp. HS-5 DNA contains the following:
- a CDS encoding ZPR1 zinc finger domain-containing protein, which produces MMEPKLIFEAKLKCPVCGNETLIARDYLYDAGEVGKLVLSNWECTTCNYKFRDVKPYESREPKILEFIIENEEDLNVMVYRSPFAIVTIPELGIEVYPEDASQGILSTIEGILEDVLENLGSLCEENDCHDIYDAKEGKRKFTLIIEDSSGLSFIKSEKVKITRPLSLSQPQS; this is translated from the coding sequence ATTATGGAACCTAAATTAATATTTGAGGCAAAACTTAAGTGTCCAGTTTGTGGGAATGAAACGCTAATTGCTAGGGATTATCTTTACGATGCGGGAGAAGTTGGTAAGCTGGTATTGTCAAACTGGGAATGCACTACTTGTAATTATAAATTTAGGGATGTTAAGCCTTATGAGAGTAGAGAGCCAAAAATTCTAGAATTCATTATAGAAAATGAAGAAGATTTAAATGTAATGGTATATAGATCCCCATTTGCCATTGTAACGATTCCAGAGTTAGGAATAGAAGTATATCCAGAAGATGCATCGCAAGGAATATTGTCTACTATAGAAGGAATTTTAGAAGATGTTTTAGAGAATTTAGGATCTCTATGTGAGGAAAATGATTGCCATGATATTTATGACGCAAAAGAAGGTAAAAGAAAATTCACATTAATTATAGAAGACTCTTCAGGTTTAAGCTTTATAAAAAGTGAAAAAGTAAAAATCACTCGACCTTTATCTCTTTCCCAGCCTCAGTCTTAG
- a CDS encoding SRPBCC domain-containing protein, producing MRYQGSIEVNAKKEAILNIIGNVELVASCFPGIKDIKKDGENYIVKGTAGIGFIKGDYTAKVKMKRSDDGFDLDAQGNGMNSNVNINAKIGVEDGKINYTADVNVSGILASAGARLMEPALNKILNQLFDCIKKKVESS from the coding sequence ATGCGTTATCAAGGAAGTATTGAAGTTAACGCTAAGAAGGAAGCGATTTTAAATATAATTGGAAATGTAGAGCTTGTAGCTTCTTGCTTTCCTGGAATTAAAGATATCAAAAAAGATGGCGAAAATTACATCGTAAAAGGTACTGCAGGAATAGGATTTATAAAAGGAGATTATACTGCGAAAGTGAAAATGAAGAGAAGTGATGACGGATTTGATTTAGACGCTCAAGGGAATGGAATGAATAGTAATGTGAATATAAACGCTAAAATTGGAGTTGAAGATGGTAAAATTAATTATACTGCAGACGTTAACGTCAGTGGAATATTAGCTTCTGCAGGTGCCAGATTAATGGAACCGGCATTAAATAAGATATTAAATCAACTTTTTGACTGTATAAAGAAAAAGGTGGAATCATCATGA
- a CDS encoding GTP-binding protein has protein sequence MKLPRENDIGKIEYKLILSDISEERLQELATQMKYRVEEGGGEAIYVIGVSDDGDVIGLNKDDLERTIDVLEKIAKMINSKIVHKRIVEIRKDKYVAELLIRLHKNDLPIQVNIAVMGHVNAGKSTVTGTLILGKLDDGNGALRAMIARYLHEVISGRTSSITLRILGFDDEGRVVNHNCRDPMDEAEVTIKSSKIIRLIDLGGHERYLRTTLKGLMGYETDYVMLVVGSDDGLSIMGKEHLAVASVLKYPVFIVITKVDKFPKERVNQIINDVKNVLKIPGINRFVMEVNDEDDLLNAIIGVKTGRVVPIFKVSNVSGEGIGLLEKFLYFLPPRKLLTQSNDTLVYIDEIYNVSGVGPVVLGSIVRGKVRPNDTVYVGPDEGGEFLQAKVKSIQINRVFVDEANQGSIATFAIQGVNREILRKGMILAENNKPKATQNFTAKIIVLHHPTTIKEGYVATLHLYTIRQAVKFEKIAIGLLRTGESSEVELKFLYRPEYLEKGQIFIFREGRTRGLGVITGINS, from the coding sequence ATGAAGCTTCCACGAGAGAATGATATAGGAAAAATAGAATATAAACTTATTCTATCAGACATATCAGAAGAGCGACTGCAAGAACTAGCAACTCAAATGAAGTACAGGGTTGAGGAAGGTGGAGGAGAAGCAATATACGTAATAGGCGTAAGTGACGACGGCGATGTAATAGGTCTAAATAAAGATGATTTAGAGCGCACAATAGATGTATTAGAAAAAATAGCTAAAATGATAAATTCCAAGATAGTACATAAAAGAATTGTAGAAATAAGAAAAGATAAGTATGTCGCAGAATTATTAATAAGATTACATAAGAATGATCTGCCTATTCAAGTTAATATAGCGGTAATGGGCCACGTGAATGCAGGAAAAAGTACTGTAACTGGAACACTAATTTTAGGAAAACTTGATGACGGTAATGGAGCTTTACGTGCAATGATAGCTAGGTATCTTCATGAGGTAATAAGTGGAAGAACTTCATCAATAACCTTGAGAATATTAGGTTTTGATGATGAAGGAAGAGTAGTAAATCATAATTGTAGAGATCCTATGGATGAAGCAGAAGTTACTATTAAGAGTTCCAAAATAATAAGGTTAATAGATCTAGGAGGGCATGAGAGATACTTAAGGACTACGTTAAAAGGATTAATGGGATATGAAACAGATTATGTTATGTTAGTTGTAGGTAGTGATGACGGATTAAGTATAATGGGAAAAGAACATCTTGCTGTCGCATCAGTTCTTAAGTATCCTGTATTCATTGTTATAACCAAAGTAGATAAATTCCCTAAAGAGAGAGTAAACCAAATAATAAATGACGTGAAAAACGTGCTTAAGATACCTGGAATAAACAGATTCGTAATGGAAGTGAATGATGAGGACGACTTATTGAACGCAATAATAGGTGTAAAAACTGGAAGAGTTGTTCCAATATTCAAAGTATCTAACGTTAGCGGAGAAGGTATAGGATTACTTGAGAAATTCCTTTACTTTCTACCACCAAGAAAATTATTAACTCAATCAAACGACACATTAGTATACATTGACGAAATATATAATGTAAGTGGAGTAGGCCCTGTAGTCTTAGGCTCTATAGTAAGAGGAAAAGTTAGACCTAATGATACGGTATATGTAGGCCCAGATGAGGGCGGAGAGTTTTTACAAGCTAAAGTGAAAAGCATTCAAATTAATAGAGTATTTGTAGATGAGGCTAATCAAGGTAGTATAGCAACTTTTGCAATACAAGGTGTAAATAGGGAAATATTAAGGAAAGGTATGATATTAGCAGAAAATAATAAACCAAAAGCTACGCAGAACTTCACAGCAAAGATAATAGTACTTCATCATCCTACTACAATAAAAGAAGGTTATGTAGCTACGCTTCACCTATACACAATAAGACAAGCTGTGAAATTTGAGAAAATAGCAATAGGACTCTTAAGAACAGGAGAATCATCAGAAGTCGAATTAAAATTTCTTTATAGACCGGAATATCTTGAAAAAGGACAGATTTTCATATTTAGGGAAGGAAGAACAAGAGGATTAGGAGTTATTACTGGAATTAATAGTTGA
- the hsp20 gene encoding archaeal heat shock protein Hsp20, giving the protein MPSKKKSNDIFDYFDDMIRQMEEEFEELEKEFFKEAGKGEVKTFGPYVYGFSMTIGPDGKPIIEEFGNVKRLGSKPILSEEREPLVDVIEKGDEIRVVAEVPGVDKNNIKVNLNGKTLVLSAQEGDKKYYKEVELPAEVDENSAKATYKNGVLEIVFKKTKTEAGKEIKVE; this is encoded by the coding sequence ATGCCCTCAAAGAAAAAGAGTAATGATATATTTGATTATTTTGACGATATGATAAGGCAAATGGAAGAGGAATTCGAAGAATTAGAGAAGGAATTCTTTAAGGAAGCAGGGAAAGGAGAAGTTAAAACTTTCGGCCCTTATGTTTACGGTTTTAGCATGACAATAGGACCTGATGGAAAACCAATAATAGAAGAATTCGGTAATGTAAAGAGATTAGGAAGCAAACCAATATTAAGTGAAGAAAGAGAACCATTGGTTGATGTCATAGAGAAAGGCGATGAGATTAGAGTAGTTGCTGAAGTCCCAGGAGTTGATAAAAATAATATTAAAGTAAATCTTAACGGTAAAACTCTAGTGCTATCTGCACAAGAAGGAGACAAGAAATACTATAAAGAAGTAGAACTACCAGCCGAAGTTGACGAGAATTCCGCAAAGGCTACATACAAGAACGGTGTATTAGAAATCGTATTTAAGAAAACTAAGACTGAGGCTGGGAAAGAGATAAAGGTCGAGTGA
- a CDS encoding NAD(P)/FAD-dependent oxidoreductase, with product MYDVIIVGGGHNGLVTANYLAREGLRVAVFERRGIIGGASVTEELWPGIKVSTGAYVLSLFRPKIIDDLKLKKFGLKVYSKDPGLFVPFENGKKLYIWSDLKKTQKEIEKFSKNDAKNYEKWIKFWDPPYELVDLLMLSPPINLSNVDDFLAILKNVKIDEDTALSIARAFVTDGKSLLSEFFESDEVISALIEDAVVGTYASPSMPGTAYVLAHHVIGEVNGIKGAWGYVEGGMGGVTQALKRSAESVGVEIFESSEVNEILVEKGEVKGIKLSSGKIIESKIVVSNADPKTTFLKLLRNTEIDDELIKRIKSLKTTGVSFKIVGYSEELPDFGNGKSLQPEHIASELIMPSSDYIEKAYLDAKILGYSKEPWLSINIQSSVDPTVAPLGKFSISIFGQYLPYNKKLDEIKEKIAEISFDKIREFAPNFKLVKYDVLTPLDIERRFGIWGGNIFHLDMTPDQLYVFRPTIGLSNYSTPIRGLYLCGSGTHPGGGVTGAPGYNAAMRILSDLKKSK from the coding sequence ATGTATGATGTTATAATAGTAGGAGGAGGCCATAACGGTCTAGTAACTGCTAATTATCTAGCTAGAGAAGGACTAAGGGTAGCAGTTTTTGAAAGGAGAGGAATTATAGGTGGTGCTTCAGTAACCGAAGAATTATGGCCAGGGATAAAAGTATCTACAGGAGCTTACGTTCTTAGTTTATTCAGACCGAAAATTATTGATGATTTAAAATTAAAGAAATTTGGACTGAAGGTCTACAGTAAAGATCCTGGGCTATTTGTACCTTTCGAGAATGGTAAAAAGTTATATATATGGTCTGACTTAAAGAAGACCCAGAAGGAGATAGAGAAGTTTTCTAAAAACGATGCAAAAAATTATGAGAAGTGGATAAAATTCTGGGATCCTCCTTACGAGCTAGTCGATTTATTGATGCTTTCTCCTCCAATAAATCTATCTAATGTAGATGATTTCTTAGCGATTTTAAAGAATGTCAAAATCGATGAAGATACCGCACTATCGATTGCAAGAGCTTTCGTCACTGACGGAAAGAGTTTACTTTCAGAGTTCTTCGAGTCAGATGAAGTAATTTCAGCATTAATAGAAGATGCGGTAGTAGGGACTTATGCATCGCCTTCTATGCCTGGCACTGCTTATGTTTTAGCTCATCATGTAATAGGTGAAGTAAACGGAATAAAAGGAGCTTGGGGCTATGTTGAGGGCGGAATGGGAGGAGTGACCCAAGCATTAAAGAGATCCGCTGAAAGTGTTGGAGTAGAAATATTTGAGTCTAGTGAGGTTAATGAAATACTTGTTGAAAAAGGTGAAGTTAAAGGAATAAAATTAAGCTCAGGGAAGATAATTGAATCTAAAATAGTAGTTTCAAATGCAGACCCTAAAACTACTTTTCTTAAGTTGCTTAGGAATACAGAGATAGACGATGAATTAATTAAAAGAATAAAGTCGCTAAAGACCACTGGAGTATCTTTTAAGATAGTAGGATATTCTGAGGAATTACCAGATTTCGGAAATGGAAAGTCTTTACAGCCCGAGCATATAGCTTCTGAGTTAATTATGCCTAGTTCTGATTATATAGAGAAAGCTTATCTTGACGCAAAAATACTTGGCTATTCCAAGGAACCGTGGCTTTCAATAAATATTCAGTCCTCTGTAGATCCTACTGTAGCCCCTTTAGGCAAGTTTTCCATCTCAATTTTTGGTCAATATTTACCTTATAATAAAAAGCTTGACGAGATTAAAGAGAAGATTGCAGAGATATCATTTGATAAAATAAGGGAATTTGCTCCAAACTTTAAGCTAGTTAAATACGATGTATTAACTCCTTTAGATATAGAAAGAAGATTCGGTATATGGGGCGGTAATATATTTCACCTAGATATGACTCCAGATCAGCTTTACGTGTTTAGACCTACAATAGGGCTAAGCAATTATTCAACACCAATTAGAGGATTATATTTGTGTGGTTCTGGAACTCATCCAGGGGGAGGCGTTACTGGTGCTCCAGGATATAATGCGGCAATGAGAATTTTGTCAGACCTAAAGAAAAGCAAGTAA
- a CDS encoding methylmalonyl-CoA mutase family protein, with translation MDMDEKIKEWNNLYTSWVAKRKERKQKFITPSGVEVKPLYTPLDLKGNYEDKIGFPGMYPFTRGIYPNMYRGRIWTIRQYAGFGSAEDTNQRFRKLLEAGQTGLSMAFDLPTQLGLDPDQELAFTEVGVVGVSMFHWKEMDLVANQIPMDKVTTSMTINATAMELTSMYIATAESRGIDKKILGGTVQNDILKEYIARKNFIYPPEPSLRYSIDLIEYSYKNIPKWHPISISGYHIREAGADAILEVAFTLADGIEYVRKTLERGINIDDFAPTLSFFFAGYTNIFEEVAKFRAARRMWAKIMKDWFNAKKADSMSLKFHTQTGGAELTAQQPEINIIRTTLQALAAVLGGTQSLHVNSYDEALALPSEKAAKIAIRVQQIIAYESGATETVDPLAGSYYIEWLTDEIEERAWKVIDNIEKMGGMLKAIEKGYPQAEIAESSYRLQKRIEEGDLTKVGVNFAYEQDWIGTTEIFRVNSAVREKVITRLKQYRENRDNIKWKDSLEKLRKAAEGNDNLFPYILEAIKSGATVGEISSVLREVWGEYKEPIIF, from the coding sequence ATGGATATGGACGAGAAAATTAAGGAATGGAATAACCTCTATACTAGCTGGGTAGCTAAAAGGAAGGAGAGAAAGCAAAAATTTATAACGCCTTCTGGAGTAGAAGTAAAACCCCTTTATACTCCTCTAGATCTGAAAGGAAATTATGAAGATAAAATAGGCTTCCCTGGAATGTATCCTTTCACTAGGGGAATTTATCCAAACATGTACAGAGGAAGGATATGGACTATAAGGCAATACGCAGGTTTCGGTTCTGCTGAGGATACTAATCAAAGATTTAGGAAGCTATTAGAGGCAGGTCAAACTGGTCTTAGCATGGCATTTGATTTGCCTACACAGCTAGGTTTAGATCCAGACCAAGAATTAGCATTTACTGAAGTAGGTGTAGTAGGAGTTTCAATGTTTCATTGGAAAGAGATGGATCTAGTGGCTAATCAGATTCCTATGGATAAAGTAACAACTTCAATGACCATAAACGCTACTGCAATGGAATTAACATCAATGTATATAGCTACAGCAGAAAGTAGAGGAATAGATAAGAAGATTTTAGGAGGAACTGTACAAAACGATATATTAAAAGAATATATTGCTAGAAAGAACTTCATTTATCCTCCAGAACCCTCATTAAGATATTCCATTGATCTCATAGAGTATTCCTATAAGAATATTCCGAAATGGCATCCAATTAGCATAAGCGGATACCATATTAGGGAAGCAGGAGCGGACGCTATACTCGAAGTAGCATTTACCTTGGCTGATGGCATTGAGTATGTAAGAAAGACTTTAGAAAGGGGAATAAACATTGACGACTTTGCTCCTACACTATCCTTCTTCTTTGCTGGGTATACTAATATCTTTGAAGAAGTAGCAAAGTTTAGAGCTGCAAGGAGAATGTGGGCAAAAATAATGAAAGATTGGTTTAACGCTAAAAAGGCCGATTCTATGAGTTTAAAGTTCCACACACAGACAGGAGGTGCAGAGTTAACTGCACAACAGCCAGAGATTAACATCATTAGGACAACACTTCAAGCCTTAGCCGCCGTACTGGGAGGCACTCAAAGTCTCCACGTAAATTCTTATGACGAAGCTTTAGCATTACCTAGCGAAAAAGCTGCAAAAATAGCAATTAGGGTTCAACAAATAATAGCGTATGAAAGTGGTGCAACAGAAACAGTAGACCCGTTAGCGGGATCTTATTATATTGAATGGCTGACAGATGAAATAGAAGAGAGAGCATGGAAGGTAATTGATAATATTGAAAAAATGGGCGGAATGCTTAAGGCTATTGAGAAAGGTTATCCACAAGCTGAAATAGCTGAAAGCTCTTATAGACTTCAGAAAAGGATAGAAGAAGGAGATCTTACAAAAGTAGGTGTTAATTTCGCTTATGAACAGGATTGGATTGGAACTACTGAGATATTTAGAGTGAATTCTGCAGTGAGGGAGAAGGTAATTACCAGGTTAAAACAATATAGAGAGAATAGAGATAATATTAAGTGGAAGGATAGCCTTGAAAAGCTAAGAAAAGCTGCAGAAGGAAATGATAACTTATTCCCATATATCTTAGAAGCAATAAAATCTGGAGCTACTGTAGGGGAAATAAGTTCAGTTCTAAGAGAAGTATGGGGAGAATATAAAGAGCCAATTATTTTTTAA
- a CDS encoding alkaline phosphatase family protein: MSLELPNYEKNIYSLACGIADFLGVKRNCLSKITIPGKKMALVLLDGFGWNIINKSGTVKKEAEKFHTVFPSTTSTVLTTLFTALTPGEHGILGYNTFVKRLGGIINTLKYSHPSINERDSIQDAVPFEKAFPEVKSYLAEVQNKKTVEIVPKGISNTQFSKATHGKTSETKEYTDIWDALYTFSQTLQQNSYDFIYLYIPDVDTLAHKYGPYAEPTLNAAREIFEGVYSISTKLASIGNYTIAITADHGHVEVSNNVNVNDDKEFLGMLEVPPYGDSRALFLKSRYDMKTYLYHRFNLKVFTKDEFPSLLGKIGNVELPDYIAVPLDNTAYIFDYKENGDYGKLKGHHGGLLQDEFETPLVMING; this comes from the coding sequence ATGAGTTTAGAACTACCTAACTATGAAAAGAACATTTATTCATTAGCATGCGGTATTGCAGACTTCCTAGGAGTAAAGAGGAATTGCTTAAGTAAAATTACCATTCCTGGCAAAAAGATGGCTCTAGTTTTACTGGACGGATTTGGATGGAACATTATAAATAAATCTGGAACAGTAAAGAAGGAAGCAGAGAAGTTTCATACAGTTTTCCCTTCAACTACATCAACAGTCCTAACTACACTGTTTACAGCGCTTACTCCAGGGGAGCACGGAATTTTAGGTTATAATACTTTTGTTAAAAGATTAGGAGGTATAATAAATACTCTAAAATATTCGCATCCATCAATAAATGAGAGAGATTCAATCCAAGATGCGGTACCGTTTGAAAAAGCTTTCCCAGAGGTAAAAAGCTATTTAGCGGAGGTTCAAAATAAAAAGACCGTAGAAATTGTACCAAAAGGTATAAGTAATACGCAATTCAGCAAAGCGACTCATGGTAAGACTTCTGAAACTAAAGAATATACAGACATATGGGACGCGCTATACACTTTTTCTCAGACCCTTCAACAAAACTCTTACGATTTCATTTACCTCTATATTCCAGATGTAGATACTTTAGCTCATAAATACGGACCTTACGCAGAACCTACTTTAAATGCAGCTAGAGAAATTTTTGAGGGAGTCTATAGCATATCGACCAAACTTGCAAGCATTGGAAATTATACTATAGCAATAACTGCAGATCACGGTCATGTAGAAGTCAGCAACAACGTAAACGTTAATGATGATAAGGAATTTCTAGGTATGTTAGAAGTTCCTCCTTACGGAGATTCCAGAGCTTTATTCTTAAAGAGTAGATATGATATGAAAACTTACCTTTACCATAGATTTAACCTAAAAGTCTTCACTAAGGATGAGTTCCCCTCACTCTTAGGCAAAATAGGTAACGTTGAGCTACCTGATTACATTGCAGTACCTCTTGATAATACAGCGTACATCTTTGATTATAAGGAGAATGGAGATTACGGTAAATTAAAGGGACATCATGGAGGTCTTTTACAAGATGAATTTGAAACTCCGCTAGTGATGATTAATGGTTGA
- a CDS encoding phosphoribosyltransferase produces MVEYFIPSWEDIEDSLFNISEKIIKDHNPDVIVAILTGGVIPAKLISDIIGIKNIKYIEIKFYKEVGKTQPKPTLKAIYVDDLENKNVLIVDDVSDTGETLSAVSRIIELFNPQNIKTATIYVKPWSKKYPDYYDKVIDKWIVFPWDKWEAVREHNEIPVKNKDRFLKSFIKK; encoded by the coding sequence ATGGTTGAGTATTTCATTCCTTCATGGGAAGATATAGAGGATAGTTTATTTAATATAAGCGAAAAAATAATTAAAGATCATAACCCCGACGTTATAGTAGCAATATTAACTGGAGGGGTTATTCCAGCAAAATTAATTTCAGACATTATAGGAATAAAAAACATAAAATACATAGAAATAAAATTTTATAAGGAAGTAGGGAAAACTCAACCTAAGCCTACGTTGAAGGCAATATATGTAGATGACCTAGAAAACAAAAACGTACTTATAGTTGACGATGTTTCGGATACTGGAGAAACATTGTCTGCGGTTTCAAGAATTATAGAATTATTTAATCCACAAAATATAAAAACAGCGACTATTTACGTTAAGCCTTGGTCTAAAAAATATCCAGATTATTATGATAAAGTTATTGATAAATGGATAGTATTCCCTTGGGATAAGTGGGAAGCAGTAAGAGAGCATAATGAAATTCCAGTAAAAAATAAGGATAGATTTCTCAAGAGCTTCATTAAAAAATAA
- the mce gene encoding methylmalonyl-CoA epimerase, with translation METQTVDHIGVVVENLDKAIDFYEKNLGMKLIDKEELKDRGLKVAFMVGKNGDSAVELLEPINHEDMNNTVAKFLKTRGPGLHHLAIRVEDINKALEDLSTKGMQLVDKQPRPGARGHLVAFVHPKSVMGVLLELVQERH, from the coding sequence ATGGAAACTCAAACAGTAGATCACATAGGCGTAGTGGTTGAAAATCTAGATAAGGCAATAGATTTTTATGAGAAAAATTTAGGAATGAAACTAATAGACAAAGAAGAGCTTAAGGATAGAGGGCTAAAAGTTGCATTCATGGTAGGCAAAAACGGAGATTCTGCAGTTGAGCTCTTAGAGCCTATAAATCATGAGGACATGAATAATACTGTAGCTAAATTCCTAAAGACAAGGGGTCCAGGTTTACATCATTTAGCAATAAGAGTTGAGGATATAAATAAAGCATTGGAAGACCTATCTACAAAAGGTATGCAATTAGTTGATAAACAACCGAGACCGGGTGCAAGAGGTCATCTAGTAGCATTTGTTCATCCGAAAAGTGTAATGGGAGTACTATTGGAGCTGGTTCAAGAAAGGCACTAA
- a CDS encoding SRPBCC domain-containing protein, protein MISGEEKISNKDKALQFLSNYENLLKCTPGISKINDKEFYASVKIGPLSVEVQGTVVEHRVDGNKVFDKIEVKGPGIVVTISTVVTVGDHILTWEAEYGLTGSLAKALENTITKQAKELTRQIISCSVSTINSSNNS, encoded by the coding sequence ATGATATCTGGAGAAGAGAAAATATCAAATAAAGATAAAGCTTTACAATTTCTTAGCAATTATGAGAATCTTTTGAAATGTACTCCCGGAATAAGTAAAATAAACGATAAGGAATTTTACGCATCTGTTAAGATTGGTCCTCTTAGTGTTGAAGTTCAAGGTACAGTAGTCGAGCATAGAGTTGATGGTAATAAGGTGTTTGATAAAATAGAAGTTAAAGGCCCTGGAATAGTAGTTACGATAAGTACTGTAGTAACAGTAGGCGATCATATATTAACTTGGGAGGCTGAATACGGTTTAACTGGAAGTCTTGCTAAAGCTTTAGAGAATACTATAACTAAACAAGCTAAAGAGTTGACAAGACAAATAATTTCTTGCTCTGTTTCAACTATTAATTCCAGTAATAACTCCTAA